A genomic stretch from Megachile rotundata isolate GNS110a chromosome 1, iyMegRotu1, whole genome shotgun sequence includes:
- the LOC100883723 gene encoding uncharacterized protein LOC100883723 isoform X2, translated as MAEQQQSPPDFKRMSLDKIIEAMTSDLESSNGHYVHFGINPQQTTTHNWGDYSSSQTRHYITSQTPHSNPSTMQPMTPMNSPLYVHDMSNYESTADSIYFPSQAVNHLGINENNDLIGTIDVGGGNYINVIYGNASQIMAEQCQLSNITSYRNQNIIGQEYGLFNDRHITVPSEMPTQNFNGKQLIDNLVGNWVPNQSGTYSPFGSSPNVTPVPQLNVDVREPEGLPRNSIESQYKKPRVVAEVKPMRPSYSDVLTKSAPTPPSPLTVQSIKPKTESINKKISNKNSKNKSKSAALKRQNSSGSDDHNSPKMQIPRKVLEKNNSNLPRRWVSLDNLGSPTESHEINTFDRSTQFEKKKVSKTPKKAEKGETLNNSKIQNNNPKSTGNILKRPIQINNNLNTTNTSSQTVSPEKIEKNQQTVNKINKEEKKVTKEKNSKRFQTEKAQQIKKAQRNRRRENRESPVKDLCKNLNKYANRWIKIGLKIFHWLLHLVSDVVSMSANLMIQLGKCGWYHTILYLKYSWVYMAVAFSKIRILNAVGKQLDDWFGNSKFAFWRKIKAKSEEKEENSNWIRGGLESNIALPSTGEEAMKRLLACKGKDPYSILGVTPTCSDDDIKKYYKRQAFLVHPDKNNQPGAEEAFKILVHAFDIIGEPERRQAFDQTRQVEAAWGELSDLLSQLHRKMEQAANTIRCTNCGLRHKRIPTQRPCYAARFCAQCKIRHSAREGDIWAESRLMGFLWHYYACMEGAVYDVTDWAACQAGNLKHLRANTHSVQYRIVLGQRPPSQTNVNNNKKRQQIDPNTSEADFEDFLNNLYNHSKTGTSSTSADQNSFRGDCKRRKTKHNIQ; from the exons ATGGCAGAACAACAACAATCACCACCTGACTTTAAACGTATGTCCTTAGATAAGATTATTGAAGCGATGACTTCAGATTTGGAAAGTTCTAATGGTCATTATGTTCACTTTGGTATAAATCCGCAACAAACTACAACCCATAATTGGGGAGATTATTCTTCAAGTCAAACAAGACattatattactagccagaCTCCACATTCTAATCCATCCACGATGCAACCAATGACTCCAATGAATAGTCCTTTATATGTGCACGACATGTCAAATTATGAGTCTACGGCTGATTCAATTTACTTTCCATCACAAGCAGTAAATCATTTaggtataaatgaaaataatgacTTAATTGGTACAATAGATGTTGGTGGAGgtaattatattaatgtaatttatgGAAATGCTTCACAAATCATGGCAGAACAATGTCAGCTTTCAAACATAACATCCTATAGAAATCAAAATATCATTGGTCAAGAATATGGTCTTTTTAACGATCGACATATTACAGTACCATCTGAAATGCCAACTCAAAATTTTAATGGAAAACAATTGATTGATAATTTAGTTGGTAATTGGGTACCAAATCAGTCTGGTACATATAGTCCTTTCGGTAGTTCTCCAAATGTAACTCCAGTACCACAGTTGAATGTAGACGTCAGAGAACCTGAAGGATTACCTAGAAATTCAATAGAATCTCAATATAAGAAACCTCGTGTGGTAGCAGAAGTAAAACCTATGCGTCCATCTTATTCTGATGTTTTGACAAAATCTGCACCAACACCTCCATCTCCTTTAACAGTTCAATCTATAAAACCAAAAACAGAatccataaataaaaaaatttctaataaaaattcaaagaacaAATCTAAGTCTGCTGCATTAAAGAGGCAAAATTCATCTGGTAGTGATGATCACAATTCTCCAAAAATGCAAATACCACGAAAAGTTTTAGAGAAGAATAACTCAAATCTACCAAGACGCTGGGTATCGTTAGACAATCTTGGCTCTCCAACTGAATCTCATGAAATAAACACTTTTGATAGATCTACTCAATTTGAGAAGAAAAAAGTTTCTAAAACGCCAAAAAAGGCAGAGAAGGGAGAAacacttaataattcaaaaattcaaaataataatcCTAAATCTACAGGAAATATTCTCAAACGAcctatacaaataaataataatttgaatacaaCCAATACTTCCAGTCAAACTGTTTCACCtgaaaaaatagagaaaaatcaacaaactgttaataaaataaataaagaagagaaaaaagttACCAAGGAAAAGAATTCAAAACGTTTTCAAACTGAAAAGGCACAGCAAATTAAGAAAGCACAACGAAATCGTAGAAGAGAGAATAGGGAATCTCCAGTTAaagatttatgtaaaaatttaaataaatatgccAATCGCTGGATTAAAAtcggtttaaaaatatttcattggcTACTGCACTTGGTATCTGATGTAGTTAGTATGAGTGCCAATCTGATGATTCAACT TGGTAAATGTGGATGGTatcatacaatattatatttaaaatattcatgggTATACATGGCTGTAGCATTTTCTAAAATACGTATTTTAAATGCTGTTGGTAAACAATTAGATGATTGGTTTGGAAATAGTAAATTTGCATTTTGGCGTAAAATAAAAGCTAAAAgtgaagagaaagaagaaaatagTAATTGGATACGAGGTGGTCTCGAGAGTAATATTGCATTACCTAGTACTGGTGAAGAAGCTATGAAAAGATTATTAGCTTGCAAAGGAAAAGATCCATATAGTATACTTGGTGTAACACCAACATGTTCGGATGATGATATTAAAAAGTATTACAAGAGACAAGCTTTCTTAGTGCATCCTGACAAAAATAATCAACCTGGTGCTGAAGAGGCATTCAAGATACTCGTACACGCATTTGATATAATTGGTGAACCG gaaCGAAGACAAGCATTTGATCAAACTAGACAAGTTGAAGCAGCTTGGGGTGAATTAAGCGATTTGCTCTCTCAACTTCATAGAAAGATGGAACAAGCGGCAAATACGATAAGATGTACAAATTGTGGTCTAAGGCACAAGAGAATTCCTACACAACGCCCTTGTTACGCAGCACGATTTTGTGCTCAATGTAAAATACGCCATAGCGCAAGAGAA GGAGATATCTGGGCAGAATCTCGTTTAATGGGTTTTCTTTGGCATTATTATGCCTGTATGGAGGGTGCAGTGTATGATGTTACTGATTGGGCAGCTTGTCAAGCTGGTAATTTGAAACATCTGAGAGCAAATACGCATAGTGTCCAATATAGAATTGTCTTAGGTCAGCGGCCACCGTCGCAAACAAAcgtcaataataataaaaaacgtCAACAAATAGACCCAAATACAAG cGAAGCAGATTTTGAagactttttaaataatttgtacaatCATAGCAAGACCGGAACCTCAAGCACATCAGCAGATCAAAATTCTTTTAGAGGGGACTGCAAGCGCCGTAAAACTAAAC ATAACATTCAGTGA
- the LOC100883723 gene encoding uncharacterized protein LOC100883723 isoform X4 codes for MAEQQQSPPDFKRMSLDKIIEAMTSDLESSNGHYVHFGINPQQTTTHNWGDYSSSQTRHYITSQTPHSNPSTMQPMTPMNSPLYVHDMSNYESTADSIYFPSQAVNHLGINENNDLIGTIDVGGGNYINVIYGNASQIMAEQCQLSNITSYRNQNIIGQEYGLFNDRHITVPSEMPTQNFNGKQLIDNLVGNWVPNQSGTYSPFGSSPNVTPVPQLNVDVREPEGLPRNSIESQYKKPRVVAEVKPMRPSYSDVLTKSAPTPPSPLTVQSIKPKTESINKKISNKNSKNKSKSAALKRQNSSGSDDHNSPKMQIPRKVLEKNNSNLPRRWVSLDNLGSPTESHEINTFDRSTQFEKKKVSKTPKKAEKGETLNNSKIQNNNPKSTGNILKRPIQINNNLNTTNTSSQTVSPEKIEKNQQTVNKINKEEKKVTKEKNSKRFQTEKAQQIKKAQRNRRRENRESPVKDLCKNLNKYANRWIKIGLKIFHWLLHLVSDVVSMSANLMIQLGKCGWYHTILYLKYSWVYMAVAFSKIRILNAVGKQLDDWFGNSKFAFWRKIKAKSEEKEENSNWIRGGLESNIALPSTGEEAMKRLLACKGKDPYSILGVTPTCSDDDIKKYYKRQAFLVHPDKNNQPGAEEAFKILVHAFDIIGEPERRQAFDQTRQVEAAWGELSDLLSQLHRKMEQAANTIRCTNCGLRHKRIPTQRPCYAARFCAQCKIRHSAREIGQIDREISGQNLV; via the exons ATGGCAGAACAACAACAATCACCACCTGACTTTAAACGTATGTCCTTAGATAAGATTATTGAAGCGATGACTTCAGATTTGGAAAGTTCTAATGGTCATTATGTTCACTTTGGTATAAATCCGCAACAAACTACAACCCATAATTGGGGAGATTATTCTTCAAGTCAAACAAGACattatattactagccagaCTCCACATTCTAATCCATCCACGATGCAACCAATGACTCCAATGAATAGTCCTTTATATGTGCACGACATGTCAAATTATGAGTCTACGGCTGATTCAATTTACTTTCCATCACAAGCAGTAAATCATTTaggtataaatgaaaataatgacTTAATTGGTACAATAGATGTTGGTGGAGgtaattatattaatgtaatttatgGAAATGCTTCACAAATCATGGCAGAACAATGTCAGCTTTCAAACATAACATCCTATAGAAATCAAAATATCATTGGTCAAGAATATGGTCTTTTTAACGATCGACATATTACAGTACCATCTGAAATGCCAACTCAAAATTTTAATGGAAAACAATTGATTGATAATTTAGTTGGTAATTGGGTACCAAATCAGTCTGGTACATATAGTCCTTTCGGTAGTTCTCCAAATGTAACTCCAGTACCACAGTTGAATGTAGACGTCAGAGAACCTGAAGGATTACCTAGAAATTCAATAGAATCTCAATATAAGAAACCTCGTGTGGTAGCAGAAGTAAAACCTATGCGTCCATCTTATTCTGATGTTTTGACAAAATCTGCACCAACACCTCCATCTCCTTTAACAGTTCAATCTATAAAACCAAAAACAGAatccataaataaaaaaatttctaataaaaattcaaagaacaAATCTAAGTCTGCTGCATTAAAGAGGCAAAATTCATCTGGTAGTGATGATCACAATTCTCCAAAAATGCAAATACCACGAAAAGTTTTAGAGAAGAATAACTCAAATCTACCAAGACGCTGGGTATCGTTAGACAATCTTGGCTCTCCAACTGAATCTCATGAAATAAACACTTTTGATAGATCTACTCAATTTGAGAAGAAAAAAGTTTCTAAAACGCCAAAAAAGGCAGAGAAGGGAGAAacacttaataattcaaaaattcaaaataataatcCTAAATCTACAGGAAATATTCTCAAACGAcctatacaaataaataataatttgaatacaaCCAATACTTCCAGTCAAACTGTTTCACCtgaaaaaatagagaaaaatcaacaaactgttaataaaataaataaagaagagaaaaaagttACCAAGGAAAAGAATTCAAAACGTTTTCAAACTGAAAAGGCACAGCAAATTAAGAAAGCACAACGAAATCGTAGAAGAGAGAATAGGGAATCTCCAGTTAaagatttatgtaaaaatttaaataaatatgccAATCGCTGGATTAAAAtcggtttaaaaatatttcattggcTACTGCACTTGGTATCTGATGTAGTTAGTATGAGTGCCAATCTGATGATTCAACT TGGTAAATGTGGATGGTatcatacaatattatatttaaaatattcatgggTATACATGGCTGTAGCATTTTCTAAAATACGTATTTTAAATGCTGTTGGTAAACAATTAGATGATTGGTTTGGAAATAGTAAATTTGCATTTTGGCGTAAAATAAAAGCTAAAAgtgaagagaaagaagaaaatagTAATTGGATACGAGGTGGTCTCGAGAGTAATATTGCATTACCTAGTACTGGTGAAGAAGCTATGAAAAGATTATTAGCTTGCAAAGGAAAAGATCCATATAGTATACTTGGTGTAACACCAACATGTTCGGATGATGATATTAAAAAGTATTACAAGAGACAAGCTTTCTTAGTGCATCCTGACAAAAATAATCAACCTGGTGCTGAAGAGGCATTCAAGATACTCGTACACGCATTTGATATAATTGGTGAACCG gaaCGAAGACAAGCATTTGATCAAACTAGACAAGTTGAAGCAGCTTGGGGTGAATTAAGCGATTTGCTCTCTCAACTTCATAGAAAGATGGAACAAGCGGCAAATACGATAAGATGTACAAATTGTGGTCTAAGGCACAAGAGAATTCCTACACAACGCCCTTGTTACGCAGCACGATTTTGTGCTCAATGTAAAATACGCCATAGCGCAAGAGAA ATTGGTCAAATTGATAGGGAGATATCTGGGCAGAATCTCGTTTAA
- the LOC100883723 gene encoding uncharacterized protein LOC100883723 isoform X3 — protein sequence MAEQQQSPPDFKRMSLDKIIEAMTSDLESSNGHYVHFGINPQQTTTHNWGDYSSSQTRHYITSQTPHSNPSTMQPMTPMNSPLYVHDMSNYESTADSIYFPSQAVNHLGINENNDLIGTIDVGGGNYINVIYGNASQIMAEQCQLSNITSYRNQNIIGQEYGLFNDRHITVPSEMPTQNFNGKQLIDNLVGNWVPNQSGTYSPFGSSPNVTPVPQLNVDVREPEGLPRNSIESQYKKPRVVAEVKPMRPSYSDVLTKSAPTPPSPLTVQSIKPKTESINKKISNKNSKNKSKSAALKRQNSSGSDDHNSPKMQIPRKVLEKNNSNLPRRWVSLDNLGSPTESHEINTFDRSTQFEKKKVSKTPKKAEKGETLNNSKIQNNNPKSTGNILKRPIQINNNLNTTNTSSQTVSPEKIEKNQQTVNKINKEEKKVTKEKNSKRFQTEKAQQIKKAQRNRRRENRESPVKDLCKNLNKYANRWIKIGLKIFHWLLHLVSDVVSMSANLMIQLGKCGWYHTILYLKYSWVYMAVAFSKIRILNAVGKQLDDWFGNSKFAFWRKIKAKSEEKEENSNWIRGGLESNIALPSTGEEAMKRLLACKGKDPYSILGVTPTCSDDDIKKYYKRQAFLVHPDKNNQPGAEEAFKILVHAFDIIGEPERRQAFDQTRQVEAAWGELSDLLSQLHRKMEQAANTIRCTNCGLRHKRIPTQRPCYAARFCAQCKIRHSAREGDIWAESRLMGFLWHYYACMEGAVYDVTDWAACQAGNLKHLRANTHSVQYRIVLGQRPPSQTNVNNNKKRQQIDPNTSEADFEDFLNNLYNHSKTGTSSTSADQNSFRGDCKRRKTKRKK from the exons ATGGCAGAACAACAACAATCACCACCTGACTTTAAACGTATGTCCTTAGATAAGATTATTGAAGCGATGACTTCAGATTTGGAAAGTTCTAATGGTCATTATGTTCACTTTGGTATAAATCCGCAACAAACTACAACCCATAATTGGGGAGATTATTCTTCAAGTCAAACAAGACattatattactagccagaCTCCACATTCTAATCCATCCACGATGCAACCAATGACTCCAATGAATAGTCCTTTATATGTGCACGACATGTCAAATTATGAGTCTACGGCTGATTCAATTTACTTTCCATCACAAGCAGTAAATCATTTaggtataaatgaaaataatgacTTAATTGGTACAATAGATGTTGGTGGAGgtaattatattaatgtaatttatgGAAATGCTTCACAAATCATGGCAGAACAATGTCAGCTTTCAAACATAACATCCTATAGAAATCAAAATATCATTGGTCAAGAATATGGTCTTTTTAACGATCGACATATTACAGTACCATCTGAAATGCCAACTCAAAATTTTAATGGAAAACAATTGATTGATAATTTAGTTGGTAATTGGGTACCAAATCAGTCTGGTACATATAGTCCTTTCGGTAGTTCTCCAAATGTAACTCCAGTACCACAGTTGAATGTAGACGTCAGAGAACCTGAAGGATTACCTAGAAATTCAATAGAATCTCAATATAAGAAACCTCGTGTGGTAGCAGAAGTAAAACCTATGCGTCCATCTTATTCTGATGTTTTGACAAAATCTGCACCAACACCTCCATCTCCTTTAACAGTTCAATCTATAAAACCAAAAACAGAatccataaataaaaaaatttctaataaaaattcaaagaacaAATCTAAGTCTGCTGCATTAAAGAGGCAAAATTCATCTGGTAGTGATGATCACAATTCTCCAAAAATGCAAATACCACGAAAAGTTTTAGAGAAGAATAACTCAAATCTACCAAGACGCTGGGTATCGTTAGACAATCTTGGCTCTCCAACTGAATCTCATGAAATAAACACTTTTGATAGATCTACTCAATTTGAGAAGAAAAAAGTTTCTAAAACGCCAAAAAAGGCAGAGAAGGGAGAAacacttaataattcaaaaattcaaaataataatcCTAAATCTACAGGAAATATTCTCAAACGAcctatacaaataaataataatttgaatacaaCCAATACTTCCAGTCAAACTGTTTCACCtgaaaaaatagagaaaaatcaacaaactgttaataaaataaataaagaagagaaaaaagttACCAAGGAAAAGAATTCAAAACGTTTTCAAACTGAAAAGGCACAGCAAATTAAGAAAGCACAACGAAATCGTAGAAGAGAGAATAGGGAATCTCCAGTTAaagatttatgtaaaaatttaaataaatatgccAATCGCTGGATTAAAAtcggtttaaaaatatttcattggcTACTGCACTTGGTATCTGATGTAGTTAGTATGAGTGCCAATCTGATGATTCAACT TGGTAAATGTGGATGGTatcatacaatattatatttaaaatattcatgggTATACATGGCTGTAGCATTTTCTAAAATACGTATTTTAAATGCTGTTGGTAAACAATTAGATGATTGGTTTGGAAATAGTAAATTTGCATTTTGGCGTAAAATAAAAGCTAAAAgtgaagagaaagaagaaaatagTAATTGGATACGAGGTGGTCTCGAGAGTAATATTGCATTACCTAGTACTGGTGAAGAAGCTATGAAAAGATTATTAGCTTGCAAAGGAAAAGATCCATATAGTATACTTGGTGTAACACCAACATGTTCGGATGATGATATTAAAAAGTATTACAAGAGACAAGCTTTCTTAGTGCATCCTGACAAAAATAATCAACCTGGTGCTGAAGAGGCATTCAAGATACTCGTACACGCATTTGATATAATTGGTGAACCG gaaCGAAGACAAGCATTTGATCAAACTAGACAAGTTGAAGCAGCTTGGGGTGAATTAAGCGATTTGCTCTCTCAACTTCATAGAAAGATGGAACAAGCGGCAAATACGATAAGATGTACAAATTGTGGTCTAAGGCACAAGAGAATTCCTACACAACGCCCTTGTTACGCAGCACGATTTTGTGCTCAATGTAAAATACGCCATAGCGCAAGAGAA GGAGATATCTGGGCAGAATCTCGTTTAATGGGTTTTCTTTGGCATTATTATGCCTGTATGGAGGGTGCAGTGTATGATGTTACTGATTGGGCAGCTTGTCAAGCTGGTAATTTGAAACATCTGAGAGCAAATACGCATAGTGTCCAATATAGAATTGTCTTAGGTCAGCGGCCACCGTCGCAAACAAAcgtcaataataataaaaaacgtCAACAAATAGACCCAAATACAAG cGAAGCAGATTTTGAagactttttaaataatttgtacaatCATAGCAAGACCGGAACCTCAAGCACATCAGCAGATCAAAATTCTTTTAGAGGGGACTGCAAGCGCCGTAAAACTAAACGTAAGAAGTAA
- the LOC100883723 gene encoding uncharacterized protein LOC100883723 isoform X1: MAEQQQSPPDFKRMSLDKIIEAMTSDLESSNGHYVHFGINPQQTTTHNWGDYSSSQTRHYITSQTPHSNPSTMQPMTPMNSPLYVHDMSNYESTADSIYFPSQAVNHLGINENNDLIGTIDVGGGNYINVIYGNASQIMAEQCQLSNITSYRNQNIIGQEYGLFNDRHITVPSEMPTQNFNGKQLIDNLVGNWVPNQSGTYSPFGSSPNVTPVPQLNVDVREPEGLPRNSIESQYKKPRVVAEVKPMRPSYSDVLTKSAPTPPSPLTVQSIKPKTESINKKISNKNSKNKSKSAALKRQNSSGSDDHNSPKMQIPRKVLEKNNSNLPRRWVSLDNLGSPTESHEINTFDRSTQFEKKKVSKTPKKAEKGETLNNSKIQNNNPKSTGNILKRPIQINNNLNTTNTSSQTVSPEKIEKNQQTVNKINKEEKKVTKEKNSKRFQTEKAQQIKKAQRNRRRENRESPVKDLCKNLNKYANRWIKIGLKIFHWLLHLVSDVVSMSANLMIQLGKCGWYHTILYLKYSWVYMAVAFSKIRILNAVGKQLDDWFGNSKFAFWRKIKAKSEEKEENSNWIRGGLESNIALPSTGEEAMKRLLACKGKDPYSILGVTPTCSDDDIKKYYKRQAFLVHPDKNNQPGAEEAFKILVHAFDIIGEPERRQAFDQTRQVEAAWGELSDLLSQLHRKMEQAANTIRCTNCGLRHKRIPTQRPCYAARFCAQCKIRHSAREGDIWAESRLMGFLWHYYACMEGAVYDVTDWAACQAGNLKHLRANTHSVQYRIVLGQRPPSQTNVNNNKKRQQIDPNTSEADFEDFLNNLYNHSKTGTSSTSADQNSFRGDCKRRKTKHSMQILQLLIKLKTESNCDVKISFCIIQSKL, from the exons ATGGCAGAACAACAACAATCACCACCTGACTTTAAACGTATGTCCTTAGATAAGATTATTGAAGCGATGACTTCAGATTTGGAAAGTTCTAATGGTCATTATGTTCACTTTGGTATAAATCCGCAACAAACTACAACCCATAATTGGGGAGATTATTCTTCAAGTCAAACAAGACattatattactagccagaCTCCACATTCTAATCCATCCACGATGCAACCAATGACTCCAATGAATAGTCCTTTATATGTGCACGACATGTCAAATTATGAGTCTACGGCTGATTCAATTTACTTTCCATCACAAGCAGTAAATCATTTaggtataaatgaaaataatgacTTAATTGGTACAATAGATGTTGGTGGAGgtaattatattaatgtaatttatgGAAATGCTTCACAAATCATGGCAGAACAATGTCAGCTTTCAAACATAACATCCTATAGAAATCAAAATATCATTGGTCAAGAATATGGTCTTTTTAACGATCGACATATTACAGTACCATCTGAAATGCCAACTCAAAATTTTAATGGAAAACAATTGATTGATAATTTAGTTGGTAATTGGGTACCAAATCAGTCTGGTACATATAGTCCTTTCGGTAGTTCTCCAAATGTAACTCCAGTACCACAGTTGAATGTAGACGTCAGAGAACCTGAAGGATTACCTAGAAATTCAATAGAATCTCAATATAAGAAACCTCGTGTGGTAGCAGAAGTAAAACCTATGCGTCCATCTTATTCTGATGTTTTGACAAAATCTGCACCAACACCTCCATCTCCTTTAACAGTTCAATCTATAAAACCAAAAACAGAatccataaataaaaaaatttctaataaaaattcaaagaacaAATCTAAGTCTGCTGCATTAAAGAGGCAAAATTCATCTGGTAGTGATGATCACAATTCTCCAAAAATGCAAATACCACGAAAAGTTTTAGAGAAGAATAACTCAAATCTACCAAGACGCTGGGTATCGTTAGACAATCTTGGCTCTCCAACTGAATCTCATGAAATAAACACTTTTGATAGATCTACTCAATTTGAGAAGAAAAAAGTTTCTAAAACGCCAAAAAAGGCAGAGAAGGGAGAAacacttaataattcaaaaattcaaaataataatcCTAAATCTACAGGAAATATTCTCAAACGAcctatacaaataaataataatttgaatacaaCCAATACTTCCAGTCAAACTGTTTCACCtgaaaaaatagagaaaaatcaacaaactgttaataaaataaataaagaagagaaaaaagttACCAAGGAAAAGAATTCAAAACGTTTTCAAACTGAAAAGGCACAGCAAATTAAGAAAGCACAACGAAATCGTAGAAGAGAGAATAGGGAATCTCCAGTTAaagatttatgtaaaaatttaaataaatatgccAATCGCTGGATTAAAAtcggtttaaaaatatttcattggcTACTGCACTTGGTATCTGATGTAGTTAGTATGAGTGCCAATCTGATGATTCAACT TGGTAAATGTGGATGGTatcatacaatattatatttaaaatattcatgggTATACATGGCTGTAGCATTTTCTAAAATACGTATTTTAAATGCTGTTGGTAAACAATTAGATGATTGGTTTGGAAATAGTAAATTTGCATTTTGGCGTAAAATAAAAGCTAAAAgtgaagagaaagaagaaaatagTAATTGGATACGAGGTGGTCTCGAGAGTAATATTGCATTACCTAGTACTGGTGAAGAAGCTATGAAAAGATTATTAGCTTGCAAAGGAAAAGATCCATATAGTATACTTGGTGTAACACCAACATGTTCGGATGATGATATTAAAAAGTATTACAAGAGACAAGCTTTCTTAGTGCATCCTGACAAAAATAATCAACCTGGTGCTGAAGAGGCATTCAAGATACTCGTACACGCATTTGATATAATTGGTGAACCG gaaCGAAGACAAGCATTTGATCAAACTAGACAAGTTGAAGCAGCTTGGGGTGAATTAAGCGATTTGCTCTCTCAACTTCATAGAAAGATGGAACAAGCGGCAAATACGATAAGATGTACAAATTGTGGTCTAAGGCACAAGAGAATTCCTACACAACGCCCTTGTTACGCAGCACGATTTTGTGCTCAATGTAAAATACGCCATAGCGCAAGAGAA GGAGATATCTGGGCAGAATCTCGTTTAATGGGTTTTCTTTGGCATTATTATGCCTGTATGGAGGGTGCAGTGTATGATGTTACTGATTGGGCAGCTTGTCAAGCTGGTAATTTGAAACATCTGAGAGCAAATACGCATAGTGTCCAATATAGAATTGTCTTAGGTCAGCGGCCACCGTCGCAAACAAAcgtcaataataataaaaaacgtCAACAAATAGACCCAAATACAAG cGAAGCAGATTTTGAagactttttaaataatttgtacaatCATAGCAAGACCGGAACCTCAAGCACATCAGCAGATCAAAATTCTTTTAGAGGGGACTGCAAGCGCCGTAAAACTAAAC attcaatgcaaatattacaattactaattaaattgaaaactgAAAGTAATTGTGatgtaaaaatttcattctGCATTATACaaagtaaattataa
- the PolE4 gene encoding DNA polymerase epsilon subunit 4 gives MANFESEGSASEKKLNESNNSIGGENSQDSQEEVENIRADEEQKEKLVKLPLGRIKTIIKMDPEVNMINQEAVFLITKSTELFIDSLTKESYKYTAQMKKKTIQKRDVERAIDNVDALVFLEGVFD, from the exons ATGGCAAATTTTGAAAGCGAAGGAAGTGCAAGtgaaaaaaaattgaacgaaAGTAATAACAGTATTGGTGGagaaaattctcaagattctcAAGAAGAAGTCGAAAATATCCGAGCCGATGAAGAACAAAAAGAAAAGTTAGTGAAGTTACCACTAGGTAGaataaaaacaattataaaaatggaTCCCGAAGTAAACATGATTAACCAAGAAGCAGTTTTCTTAATTACAAAATCTacg GAACTTTTTATTGATTCCCTTACTAAAGAATCATATAAGTATACTGCACAAATGAAAAAAAAGACAATACAAAAGAGAGATGTAGAAAGAGCAATTGATAATGTTGATGCACTTGTATTTTTAGAAGGAGTGTTTGACTGA